From the genome of Sulfitobacter sp. DSM 110093, one region includes:
- a CDS encoding IS110 family transposase, protein MNEVTMIGVDLAKSVFQAHGATATGEPMFRKKLTRGQFLKFLGEQPSCVVAMEACASSHYWGREIMKLGHDVRLIPPIYVKPFVKRQKNDANDAEAIAEAAVRPTMRFVPVKSAEQQSRSMVFKTRDLFVRQRNSIINALRGHLMEYGIIAPPGRNFVKKLAEQIDSPDCDLPSIVIELSHIHLDQLSIITDKIVAIERRLKEESKSDPETIRLQTAPGVGPVSAMAIKAFSPPLEGFKRGRDFAAWLGLVPVQKSTGGRQVLGRTSKMGQRDIRRLLIIGAMTRIRWAIKNGPPKGSWLEQMLERKPRMLVAIALANKTARTIWAMMTKHEDYRDPIATA, encoded by the coding sequence ATGAATGAAGTTACAATGATCGGCGTCGACTTGGCAAAGTCCGTTTTCCAGGCACACGGCGCGACGGCTACTGGTGAGCCAATGTTCCGCAAGAAACTAACTCGGGGTCAGTTCCTGAAGTTCTTGGGCGAACAGCCCTCTTGCGTGGTCGCAATGGAGGCATGTGCGTCATCGCACTACTGGGGTCGCGAGATCATGAAGTTGGGCCATGACGTCCGCTTGATCCCACCTATCTATGTGAAGCCATTCGTTAAGCGCCAGAAGAATGACGCAAACGACGCCGAGGCCATTGCGGAAGCGGCAGTCAGGCCCACAATGCGATTTGTTCCTGTCAAATCGGCTGAACAACAATCCCGTTCGATGGTCTTCAAGACACGGGATTTGTTTGTTCGGCAACGTAACTCCATCATCAATGCGCTGCGTGGTCATTTGATGGAATACGGGATCATCGCCCCTCCCGGTCGGAACTTTGTAAAGAAGTTAGCTGAACAGATTGATAGCCCGGATTGTGACCTGCCTTCAATTGTTATTGAACTCAGCCATATACACTTGGATCAGCTAAGTATCATTACTGACAAAATAGTTGCGATAGAGCGGCGCCTGAAAGAAGAATCGAAATCCGACCCAGAAACGATCCGATTGCAAACTGCGCCGGGGGTCGGACCTGTGAGTGCAATGGCGATCAAGGCATTCTCCCCGCCGCTAGAAGGCTTCAAACGCGGTCGGGATTTTGCGGCATGGCTGGGTCTGGTCCCGGTTCAGAAATCAACAGGTGGGCGGCAAGTGTTGGGGCGAACATCAAAGATGGGGCAACGCGACATCCGACGACTGCTGATCATCGGCGCCATGACCCGGATCAGATGGGCGATCAAAAATGGACCACCTAAAGGGTCGTGGCTTGAGCAAATGTTAGAACGCAAACCACGTATGTTGGTCGCAATCGCGTTGGCTAACAAAACAGCCCGAACCATTTGGGCAATGATGACGAAGCATGAAGATTATCGAGATCCGATCGCGACGGCGTAA
- the aroQ gene encoding type II 3-dehydroquinate dehydratase produces the protein MASVLILNGPNLNLLGTRQPEVYGKTTLADVEALCAAEAARLGLKMQFAQSNHEGAMIDLIHQARGKHDGIVLNAGAYTHTSIALMDAIASVDLPVVEVHLSNIHARESYRHTSYIAAVALGQICGFGAHGYVLALQALQQRVVS, from the coding sequence ATGGCCTCTGTACTTATTTTGAACGGCCCAAACCTGAACCTTTTAGGCACAAGGCAGCCTGAGGTGTACGGGAAAACGACATTGGCAGATGTCGAAGCCCTTTGTGCAGCTGAAGCTGCGCGGCTTGGTTTGAAAATGCAATTTGCGCAATCCAATCATGAAGGTGCGATGATCGATCTGATCCATCAGGCGCGCGGTAAGCATGATGGCATTGTCCTAAACGCTGGCGCGTATACCCATACGTCAATTGCCCTGATGGACGCCATCGCCTCGGTCGACCTGCCGGTGGTAGAAGTGCATCTAAGCAATATTCACGCTCGAGAAAGCTATCGCCATACGTCTTACATCGCGGCTGTTGCCTTGGGGCAAATCTGCGGTTTTGGCGCGCATGGCTATGTTCTGGCGCTGCAAGCTCTTCAACAACGCGTCGTAAGCTGA
- a CDS encoding LuxR family transcriptional regulator, with protein sequence MNLRDYLHQVAHSPTIEELWDAHTRQMADYGFDRLIYGFTRYRTPTSLGDPADFVILSNQSSKYLNGYLHSGLYLHAPMVRWALNNEGACSWDSLTAAEHDGRTDAENRVIEFNRSMDVIAGYTISFRSISARSKGAIALTAKSGMTKRDVDAIWTEHGADIQLMNEIAHLKILSLPYSSPNRSLTRRQLEVLEWVGDGKTTQDIALLMGLTAATVEKHLRLAREALSVETTAQAVLKAAFANQMFVMDP encoded by the coding sequence ATGAATTTGCGCGACTATCTTCACCAGGTCGCGCATAGCCCGACAATCGAAGAACTCTGGGATGCCCATACACGACAGATGGCTGACTATGGGTTTGATCGGCTGATCTACGGCTTTACGCGCTACCGAACCCCGACGTCGCTGGGCGATCCGGCGGATTTCGTGATCCTCAGTAATCAGAGCTCAAAGTATCTTAACGGGTACCTGCATAGCGGGCTCTATCTGCATGCGCCAATGGTGCGGTGGGCGCTTAACAACGAAGGTGCCTGTAGCTGGGATTCACTGACAGCTGCAGAGCACGATGGCAGGACGGACGCGGAAAACCGCGTGATCGAATTTAACCGCAGTATGGATGTAATCGCGGGCTATACGATCAGTTTTCGCTCTATTTCGGCACGTTCTAAGGGGGCCATTGCCCTCACGGCCAAGAGCGGGATGACCAAACGGGATGTTGACGCGATCTGGACAGAACATGGTGCGGATATTCAGCTGATGAACGAGATCGCGCATCTAAAAATCTTGTCCCTGCCCTATAGCAGCCCAAACCGAAGCCTCACACGACGGCAGTTGGAGGTGCTTGAATGGGTTGGCGACGGCAAGACAACGCAGGACATCGCCCTTCTGATGGGGCTCACCGCAGCCACAGTGGAGAAGCACCTTCGCCTCGCGCGGGAAGCACTTTCGGTGGAAACCACAGCGCAGGCGGTTTTGAAGGCCGCATTCGCGAACCAGATGTTTGTCATGGACCCGTAA
- the tsf gene encoding translation elongation factor Ts — protein sequence MAITASMVKELRDSTGAGMMDAKKALTESNGDMEAAVDWLRTKGLAKAAKKSGRTAAEGLVAVKVEGGHGVAVEVNSETDFVGKNAEFQSMVSNIADAALKVDDVDALKAAEINGKSVETTLTDAIAKIGENMSLRRMQSIDGETVVSYVHNAAAPGMGKIGVLVAMNGGNEEFGKQVAMHIAAVNPASLSEADLDPAVVEKEKQVQIDIARESGKPEAVIEKMIVGRMQKYMSEVTLLNQSFVVNPDLSVGKAAEEVGATITGFVRLEVGEGIEVVKEDFAAEVAKAAKG from the coding sequence ATGGCAATCACAGCATCCATGGTCAAGGAACTGCGCGACAGCACCGGCGCAGGCATGATGGACGCCAAGAAGGCGCTGACTGAAAGCAATGGCGACATGGAAGCCGCCGTTGACTGGCTGCGCACCAAAGGTCTGGCCAAAGCGGCCAAAAAATCCGGCCGTACAGCAGCCGAAGGTCTTGTGGCCGTTAAAGTTGAAGGCGGTCACGGTGTCGCGGTTGAAGTGAACTCCGAAACCGATTTCGTCGGCAAAAACGCCGAGTTCCAATCCATGGTCAGCAACATCGCCGATGCAGCGCTAAAAGTTGACGATGTTGACGCGCTGAAAGCGGCTGAGATCAATGGCAAGTCCGTTGAAACCACGCTGACCGACGCGATCGCCAAAATCGGCGAGAACATGTCCCTGCGCCGTATGCAAAGCATCGATGGCGAGACCGTTGTCTCCTACGTGCACAACGCAGCTGCGCCCGGCATGGGCAAGATCGGCGTTCTGGTCGCCATGAACGGTGGCAACGAAGAGTTCGGCAAGCAGGTCGCGATGCACATCGCCGCTGTGAACCCGGCGTCGCTGTCCGAAGCTGACCTTGACCCGGCCGTTGTCGAGAAAGAAAAGCAAGTTCAGATCGACATCGCCCGTGAAAGCGGCAAGCCCGAAGCCGTGATCGAAAAGATGATCGTGGGCCGGATGCAGAAGTACATGTCCGAAGTGACATTGCTGAACCAATCCTTCGTCGTGAACCCTGACCTCTCGGTAGGCAAGGCCGCCGAAGAAGTTGGCGCAACCATCACCGGTTTCGTGCGTCTGGAAGTTGGCGAAGGCATCGAAGTCGTCAAAGAAGACTTCGCCGCCGAAGTGGCCAAGGCAGCAAAAGGCTAA
- the rpsB gene encoding 30S ribosomal protein S2, with protein sequence MALPEFSMRQLLEAGVHFGHQTQRWNPRMGPYIYGARNGIHIMDLTQTVPMLDDALKVIRDTVAKGGSVLFVGTKRQAAQPIAEAAEKCAQYYMNHRWLGGTLTNWQTVSQSINRLKNIDEQSERGFEGLTKKERLGMERDQFKLEASLGGIREMGGRPDLLFVIDVKKEALAIAEANKLGIPVVAVVDTNCSPDGIDYIIPGNDDAARAISLYCDLAARAALDGMSAQLGAAGVDLGAMEEAPEEEAVTAGESTGVEIGNASEETLHDDAMGKDAPLDIESKKETVAKAEG encoded by the coding sequence ATGGCTCTTCCTGAGTTCTCCATGCGCCAACTGCTTGAAGCAGGCGTACACTTTGGTCACCAGACACAGCGCTGGAACCCCCGCATGGGCCCGTACATCTACGGCGCACGCAACGGCATCCACATCATGGACCTTACACAAACCGTTCCTATGCTGGACGATGCGCTGAAAGTTATCCGTGACACCGTCGCCAAAGGCGGCAGCGTTCTCTTCGTCGGCACCAAGCGTCAGGCTGCTCAGCCGATCGCCGAAGCCGCAGAGAAATGCGCACAGTATTACATGAACCACCGTTGGCTCGGCGGCACGCTGACCAACTGGCAGACCGTTTCTCAGTCGATCAACCGTCTGAAAAACATCGATGAGCAGTCCGAGCGCGGCTTTGAAGGTCTGACCAAGAAAGAGCGTCTTGGCATGGAACGTGACCAGTTCAAACTGGAAGCATCCTTGGGCGGCATCCGTGAAATGGGCGGTCGTCCTGACCTGCTGTTCGTCATCGACGTGAAAAAAGAAGCATTGGCGATTGCCGAAGCCAACAAACTGGGCATCCCAGTTGTGGCCGTGGTTGACACCAACTGCTCGCCCGACGGCATCGACTACATCATTCCCGGCAACGACGACGCGGCCCGCGCCATCTCGCTCTACTGCGATCTGGCAGCGCGTGCGGCACTTGACGGCATGTCCGCTCAGCTGGGTGCGGCAGGCGTTGACCTTGGCGCCATGGAAGAAGCCCCCGAAGAAGAAGCCGTGACCGCAGGCGAAAGCACCGGCGTCGAAATCGGCAACGCTTCGGAAGAAACTCTGCATGACGATGCCATGGGCAAAGACGCGCCGCTGGACATCGAATCCAAGAAAGAGACCGTCGCAAAAGCCGAAGGCTAA
- a CDS encoding GNAT family N-acyltransferase: MPRGVAADFQVRLARTDADVQAAQRLRYEVFVQELGGGGAMVDHAARLERDRFDPFFDHLLLTDLRNGKLAGVYRVMRGDMAARAGGFYSEAEYDLTPLVHSGRRLLELGRSCLDPAYRGGAAMHHLWGALARYVAEHEIEVLFGVASFHGTDTAALAEPLSLLHHRHLAPSELRVCAREFAPMDLISEGDLDRRKAMLAVPSLIKAYLRLGGCVGQGAYIDRAFNTTDVCLILDTKQMNARQSRIYNGGAV; encoded by the coding sequence ATGCCGCGGGGCGTTGCAGCAGATTTTCAGGTCAGACTGGCGCGAACGGACGCCGATGTGCAGGCCGCACAACGGCTGCGCTATGAGGTCTTTGTGCAAGAGCTGGGCGGCGGTGGCGCAATGGTCGACCACGCGGCACGGCTTGAGCGGGACCGGTTTGATCCCTTCTTTGATCACCTTCTGTTGACGGATCTGCGCAACGGCAAGCTGGCTGGCGTCTACCGCGTGATGCGCGGCGATATGGCCGCGCGGGCAGGGGGCTTCTACTCAGAGGCCGAATACGACCTGACACCGCTGGTGCATTCGGGGCGTAGGCTGTTGGAATTGGGGCGGTCCTGTCTTGATCCGGCTTACCGCGGCGGTGCTGCGATGCATCACCTCTGGGGGGCCTTGGCACGCTATGTGGCAGAGCATGAGATTGAGGTTCTGTTCGGTGTTGCGAGCTTTCATGGCACGGATACGGCAGCTTTGGCAGAGCCTCTCTCCCTCTTGCATCACCGGCATCTCGCACCTTCGGAGTTGCGCGTCTGCGCCCGAGAATTTGCGCCAATGGATTTGATCTCAGAGGGCGACCTGGACCGTCGGAAAGCCATGCTCGCGGTGCCGAGCCTGATAAAGGCCTACCTACGGCTTGGCGGTTGTGTGGGGCAGGGCGCTTATATCGACCGCGCATTTAACACCACGGATGTCTGCCTGATCCTTGATACGAAACAGATGAATGCGCGTCAGTCTCGGATTTATAACGGCGGCGCTGTATGA
- a CDS encoding DUF3553 domain-containing protein — MDDLNALLSPGMLVMHPQHPDWGTGQVQSNIGGKVTVNFRDQGKVVIDSFRLGLMPVFDEG; from the coding sequence ATGGATGATCTGAATGCGCTTCTTAGCCCGGGCATGTTGGTCATGCATCCACAGCACCCCGACTGGGGTACAGGCCAAGTGCAAAGCAACATCGGCGGCAAGGTAACGGTCAACTTTCGCGACCAAGGTAAGGTGGTCATAGACAGCTTTCGCTTAGGATTAATGCCGGTCTTTGATGAAGGATGA
- a CDS encoding histidine phosphotransferase family protein, protein MMGHVNLDLPALIGSRICHDLISPIGAINNGLELLNMAGTGASSGPELELIGQSVESASARIRFFRIAFGAAGDQTMGQGEVTSILRDLYAATRIEVDWQITASQSRNDVRMAFLALLCIETALHHGGRITVTHPEGEWRLQAEADKIAIEDDLWSLLSQADQDKQLQPAQVQFALLPILAQAQGKEVRLHSANTVLTLSF, encoded by the coding sequence ATGATGGGCCACGTTAACCTCGACCTGCCTGCGCTTATCGGCAGCCGTATTTGCCACGACTTGATATCGCCAATCGGCGCCATCAACAACGGGCTTGAATTGTTGAACATGGCGGGCACCGGCGCATCCTCCGGGCCAGAACTTGAGTTGATTGGCCAAAGCGTAGAAAGCGCCTCTGCGCGGATACGATTTTTCCGCATCGCTTTTGGCGCCGCCGGTGATCAGACCATGGGTCAGGGCGAGGTGACATCGATCCTACGCGACCTCTATGCCGCCACACGTATCGAGGTTGATTGGCAAATCACAGCATCTCAGTCACGCAACGATGTGCGAATGGCATTCCTTGCACTGCTGTGTATTGAGACGGCTTTACACCATGGCGGGCGCATCACCGTCACCCATCCGGAGGGCGAATGGCGGCTGCAGGCTGAGGCTGACAAGATCGCAATCGAGGACGATCTTTGGTCACTTCTATCGCAAGCAGATCAAGACAAGCAGCTTCAGCCCGCGCAGGTACAATTTGCGTTATTGCCGATCCTCGCGCAGGCGCAGGGAAAAGAGGTGCGCCTACACAGCGCGAATACCGTTTTGACCCTGTCCTTTTAG